Within the Desulfovibrio oxyclinae DSM 11498 genome, the region GGGTCCGGGCATCGGGAACGGAGACCGAAGCGAGCTGGTTGAGCGGGGTCGGAGCGCCGTAGTATTCCACGGTCAGCTCGTCCACCAGAGAGGTGCTCGCGCGTCCGGTGCGCAGCTTGGCAAAGTCATTCTCCAGGTTGGAGATGGTTGCACCCATGCGTTTCTTGCCGTCTTCCAGAACCGTTTTCATCCTAGTCTCCTCCTTGAACGGTGGTACCGATGTTTTCGCCTTCTGCCACACGCTTCATGTTGCCTTTCTTGAAAAGGTCGAAGACAACGATGGGCAGTTCATTGTCGCGTGCCATGGAAATGGCGGTGGAGTCCATGACTCCGAGCCTTTTTTCCAGTGCCTCAAGGTAGGTGACGTTCTCGTACTTGACGGCATCGTCGAATTTTGCGGGGTCTTTGTCGTAAACCCCGTCCACCTTGGTGGCTTTCAAAATGGCATCGCACTTGAGTTCCAGCGCACGCAGCGCGGCGGCGGAGTCCGTTGTGAAATACGGGTTGCCGGTGCCTGCGGCGCAGATGACGACACGGCCCTTTTCCAGATGGCGAACGGCCCGCCTGCGAATATACGGCTCGGCCACTTCCTTCATGGTGAAGGCGGTCATCACGCGGGTGTCGCATTCATTTTTCTCAAGCGAGTCCTGAACGGCAAGTCCGTTCATGACGGTGGCCAGCATCCCCATGTAATCGGCCTGAGCGCGATCCATGCCTTTGGCGCTGCCCGCGACACCCCTGAAAATGTTACCTCCGCCGATGACCAGAACGACCTGGACCCCGGCGCTTACTACAGAAGCGATTTCCTTGCTGAATCTGTCGATAGCCTCCGGATCGATTCCGAACTGCTGATCGCCCGCGAGGGCTTCGCCACTGAGCTTGATGAGTACCCGCGAAAACCGCACTTTGTCCATATTCTCCTCATTCTGTCAATAGGTTGTGACCATGGGGACGTACCCCGCCCAAAAAAAACGGGCCGTGCGGCCCGTTTTTGTTTTCCTAGTCTTCGGCGTCATCCCCGAGTTCGAGTCGGACAAAGTCACCGACTGTGCCGGCGCCTGCGTCCTTCAGGTATTGTTTGACGCTCTTCTTGTCTTCCTTGATGAAGGGCTGCTCCACAAGGCAGACTTCCTTGTAGTACTTGTTGATGCGGCCCATGACGATCTTTTCGGCAATCTCTTCGGGCTTGCCTTCGTCCATGGCCTGCTTCAGGTAGATGGCCTTTTCCTTGTCGATGTTGTCCTGCGGGAGCTGATCGGGGGTGGTGCACACCGGGTTGGCGGCGGCGACCTGCATGGCCACGTCCTTGGCGGCTTCCGCGTTGTCGGAGCCGTTGATGGACACGAGAGTGCCGATCTTGCCGTTGGAGTGGATGTACAGACCGATCACGCCGTCGGCGTTCAGCTTGGCGAAGCGGCCGACCTGCATGTTCTCGCCCAGCTTGGCGATGAGGTCGGCGACGTCTACCATGTCTTCGGGCAGGTCTTCGGCATTACCGGCGGTCACGTCGAGACCAGCGACCTTTTCAGCCAGAGCATCGGCAAAAGCCTGGAATTCTTCGTTCTTGGCCACGAAGTCGGTTTCGCACTTGAGTTCCACGAGCACGGCGTGCTTGCCGTCGGCGCTCACGTAGGAACCGATGCGACCTTCGGAGGTGGCGCGGCCGGCCTTCTTGGCGGCCTTGGCGAGACCTTTCTCGCGCAGGTAGATGATGGCCTTTTCTTCGTCACCGTCGGACTCGACCAGAGCTTTCTTGCAGTCCATCATTCCTGCGCCGGTTTTCTCGCGCAGGTCTTTGACCATGGAAGCGGTAATAGACATATCTCAATTCCTCCTGGAAAGCCTAGCCTTAGGCTTCGGCCTTTTCTTCAACTTTTTCCACAGCTTCTTCCTTGTCGCCGCCGTCCTTGGCACGGGCGGCGCCTTCGATGCAGGCTTCGGCCATGTGGGTGGAGAAGAGCTTGATGGCGCGGATGGCGTCATCGTTGCCCGGAATCACGTAGTCGATCAGGTCGGGGTCGCAGTTGGAGTCGGTAACGGCGACTATAGGGATGCCGAGGCAGCGGCATTCCTTGACGGCAATGTGCTCGCGCTTGGGATCGATGATGAAGGCTGCCGCCGGGGGCTCGGTCATGTCCTTGATACCGCCCAGGGACAGGTTCAGCTTGTTCACTTCGCGGCTCATCTTCACGATTTCCTTTTTGGGGAACTTGTTGATGGAGCCGTCTTCGAACATGGTTTCCAGGTTCTTCAGGCGGTCGATGGAGCGCTTGATGGTCTGGAAGTTGGTCAGGGTGCCGCCCATCCAGCGGTTGGTCAGGTAGAACATTCCGGCGCGCTCGGCTTCCTGCTTGATGGAATCCTGAGCCTGGCGCTTGGTGCCGATGAAGAGCACCTTGCCGCCGTTGGCGACGGTGTCGGAAATGAAGTCATGGGCCTTGCGGTAGAGTTTGACGGTCTGCTGCAGGTCCATGATGTGGATGCCGTTGCGGGAGCCGAAGATGTACGGACGCATTTTCGGGTTCCAGCGGCGGGTCTGGTGACCGAAGTGAACACCGGTCTCCAGCATCTGTTTCATAGTAACGTAAGACATAGTTCCTCCAGGTTTTTTTCCTCCATCCCTCTTCCGAACCCCGATCGCGGGGCACCCGGACACCGAGGGATGTGTGATATTGAAGTCGGGGGTCAATACGTCATTTTCGGCCGCTTGGCAAGTTTGACGGCTCGAAAAATTCGCAGGAAATCATTTTACGCTGATGTCGGCCCGTACGTCGTGCCCTTGCGCCAAGGCATAGGCCATTCTCGGCGTGTTGTGCGCAAATCCGTAATTGCCTTCCGGCGATATGCAAATGAGCCCGCCGTACCCTTTTCCTTTCCTGTGCAGGATTTCAAGGGCCCGGTTTGCGGCCTCGGCTGGACCCCGGTCCGGGATCAGGTCGAAGGCTGTTTTGCAAAGCACAACGCGCATGATGGTTTCCCCGTAGCCGGTGGATGATGCCGCGCCGGTTTCATTGTCCGCATAACCGCCGGATCCGATCACGGGGGAGTCGCCCACGCGGCCGGGGTGCTTGCGCGGTGTTCCGCCGGTGCTTGTGGCGCACGCGAGGTTGCCGTTTTCATCCAGCGCCACGGCGCCGACCGTGTCGGAACGTCCGGAGAAGGCTTCGATCTGGCTGAAGGACTGGTCGTTCTTGATGGAATGAAAGAATGTGAGCTCCCGTTCCGTCAGCAGTTCCTCGGGCGGGAGTTCCCTAAAACCGTTGTTCATGGCAAAGCGCATGGCACCCTCGCCGACAAGAAAACGAAAATCCTTTGAATCCATAACCTTTCTTGCCACGGAGACGGGATGCAGCAGGTTGCGCATGGCAGCCACGCAGCCGAAATCGAGCGACTCTCCGTCCATGATCATGGCATCCAACTCGATATTTCCTTCTGCGTTCAGGAAGGCCCCGCGTCCGGCATCGAATGTCGGATCTTCTTCCAGCAGATTCACGGCGCGTTCCACGGCTTCAAGAGCGGTCATGCCTTGTCTGAGAAGCGGAGCGACCGTTTCGACTGCATGGTGAACGCCTTTGACGTGCTCGGAAACGTGTTCATCGGGAATATCCCATGCGCCGCCATGGACGATGATTCTGGGTTCCATCAGGCCACTCCTTTTCCGTTCGCTATTCTCTGGGCCCGTCGCAACCGCCGGATGCTGTCGAACGTGTATACCGCCAGAGCGGTCCAGATGCACAGGAACGTGATAATGGTATTGGTCGTCAGCGGTTCGTCGTAGACAAAGGCCCCAACGACGAAGGCAAGACTCGGTGCGAGGTATTGCAGGATGCCGAGCGTTGCAAGATTCAGCTTGCGGGCGCCATTGGCAAAACCCATGAGCGGCAGGGAAGTGGCCGCTCCGGCGCCAATGAGCAGCAGGTCGATGCGCCACCCGGAGTTCAGGAAGGACGCTTCCCCGTTCCAGCCCAGCCAGAGCAGAAATCCTCCGGCCAGCGGGGTGAGTACAGCGGTCTCTATGAACAGGCCGGGGATGGAGTTGACGGAGGCGGTTTTGCGCAACAGGCCGTAGAAGCCGAAGGAAATCGCCAGCGTTAGTCCGATCCATGGCAGTTCGCCGTACCCGATGAGGGACCAGAGCACGCCGATGGCGGCGATGGTTACCGCCAGAATCTGCATTGGCCGCAATCTTTCACGCAGGAAGACGAACCCCAGCAGCACGTTCATGAGCGGTGTCATGTAGTAGCCGAGGCTGGTTTCCAGAATACGGTCGGTATTGACGGCCCAGATATAAATCAGCCAGTTGCAGCCGATGAGGCAACCAGTCAGGCAACACACGCCGAAAACACGCGGCTTGGAGAACGGTTCGAGCGTTTCCCGCCAGCGTCCCTGAAGGGTGATGACGAGGGCCACGAAAACCATGGACCAGACGATGCGGTGGCAGAGTATCTCGACGGGCCAGACGGACTGGACGGATTTCCAGTAGACGGGCAGCAGACCCCAGCCGGTGAATGCGGCCAGAGCGGAAAGCAGTCCTGAGGCGGTTTTTTTGTTCAATTCGTGTTCCTTCCTCGACCTTGACGGTACGGCTGGAAGAATAGTGATTTATGTCGGGAAGTAAAGTGCGGCGTGTTTTACGGCAGAAATGGCTGTGGCGACCCCGGGAGGGCCGCCACATCTTGAGGGGTGAGGTAACGGAGAATGTTCTCTCGTCAATCCCGAAGAGTGGTGCGGAAACTTCGGAACAGTATTTACTTACCACACCCATGTGGGCGGTCAATATGAAGCACGTTATAATCACTTCTCGAGGATGTGATTCGCGGTCTGCTTTGGGGCGGTGATGGTGTAGCCGAATGTGTCCCATTCCCGTTCCAGCTTCTTCAGCAGTCCGTTGCGCCGGCTTTCGAGAATAAAGCGGTCAAGTTTGTCGAGGAGCCGCTGCTGGTTTTTCTGCACGAGAATGGAAAGATCGAATTCGTACAGCGGGTCTGGAAGAACCCGGACATCCTCTTTGCCGAGTCCGGCGCGTCTGAGGTGGTAAGGAAGCGAGTGGCGGTTGATGACCACTGCGTCCAGGCGGCCGTGATGCATCATTTGCAAAAGAGTGTGTGAGTAGATGGCGTAATATTGGCGGAAAAGACCTTCCTCTGCAGCCGTGTCCAGATATGAATAGTCATTGCCATGGAGGAATCCGATGGTTTTTCCGCGGAGCCCTTCAAGATCCGTCGAGCTGATTTTTGAATCTCTTGGAACCACAAGATGGTCTGAAGTGGTCCAAATCGTCGGTGAAAATGCATAGTTCTGACGCTCGCGAGGGGTAAAGAACAGAGGAGAACTGAGAGAGAACGCCTGTGCCCGTCCGTCATCTATCCAGGCATCCATGCGTTTGCGCGGCAAACTGACCATGCGTAAGTCAATTTCCGGGTGCTCTTTGCGAAACGCTTGAAGCAGATCGATAAACATGCCGTGTCCCTTGGCTTCCGTGGTGTCGGTTTGCGACATCCAGTAAAAGGGAGGGTAGCTGGCTCCGAAAACCATGACATATTCTTTGGCCGCTGCATTTGAAGCCAGTATGAATACTATGGAGACCACGGTGAGTATTCGTTTCATTGATTGACCAGTGCAGAATTAATAGTAATCGTTTTACATCAGTATCGAGTTGTCTATAAGCCTACGCATGCAGGTGGTTCAGGTCAAATAAAAACCCCCTGCCGAGGCAGGGGGCTTTCGTTATTCCTGAGTAACGCCTTTGCGCTTGCGTTTGGATTTGCTTCCGGAGAATCGCTTGACGTCGATGCCGTACTTTTTGACCTTGTAGTTGACGATCCTGTACGACACCCGAAGGTCTCTTGCGGACTGGAGCATGTTGCCCCCGGTTTTCTTCAGCGAATCAACGAGCAGCTCCTGCTCGAATTTTGCAACCGCCTCGCCGAAGCTGAGGTTGGTGCCGGTGGCCGAGCTTTCGGCAGTCTGCAGTGTGGGAGGCAGGTGATACGTGCGTATGACTTCCTCTTCACAGAGCAGCACGGCGCGTTCCATGCAGTTTCGCAGCTCACGTACGTTGCCGGGCCAATGATACATGGTCAGCAACTCGATGGCCGGGGTGGAGATGCGTTTGACCTGCTTGTTGTACTCCCTCGTGAAATCCATGAGGAAGTGTTCGGATAACGGAAGGATATCCTCGCGGCGTTCCTTGAGGGGCGGTATGAAGACCGGAAACACGTTGATGCGGTAATAGAGGTCTTCCCGGAACATGCCTTTTTCAAGCAGCTCTTCCAACGGCTGGTGGGTGGCGCAGATCAGGCGGACGTCTACCGTGATGGTCTGCTCGCTGCCCACCCGCTGTATTTCCTTTTCCTGAATGGCGCGAAGCACCTTGGCCTGCGCGTCGAGGGAAAGCTCGCCGATTTCGTCGAGGAACAGGGTTCCCTGATCCGCTATCTCGAAAAGGCCGCGCTTGGTCTGGAATGCTCCGGTAAATGCGCCCTTTTGATGGCCGAACAGTTCGGACTCGATCAGCTCCGACGGCAGGGCCGCGCAGTTGAGCTTGATCAGCGGCTTGTCGCCGCGCGGGCTGGCGGAGTGGATGAACTCGGCCAGCAATTCCTTACCAGTGCCGGATTCACCGCGAAGCAGGACCGTGGCACGGCTCGGGGCGACCTGCGTTCCCTGACGCAGAACCATGCGCATGGCCTTGCTGGCCGCAACGAAGTTTGCCGGGGGGATGGGCTCCCCGCTGGAAGAAACGCCCTGCGCCAGCATGTGATTCTGCATGGCCATTTCTTCCTGAAGCCGGGCAACGTGATAGGCGATGAACCCAGCGACCACTTCGAGAAACTGCCGGTGTCCTTCCATGTCGTCCATGGGGATGAGCGGCACGTCAACGGAAAGTGCGCCGATGACTTCGGTGCCGTCCCCCTCCATGGCTCTGTTGAGCACGGGAACGCAGATGAAGCCGAGCTTCTTGAGTTCTTCCTCACTTCTTCCAAAGGCCTTGTTGAGAAACGCCGGATCGTCAGACATGCGCGGGACTATTTCAGGGCTTCCCGACTCGAAAACGCGGCCCACGATGCCCTTGCCGGGCGCGTAGGTCACTTCGTCGGCCATGGCCGGGCTGTACGTCAGGGAGAGCTTCAGGTTTTCGGACTTGGGGTCCATGATGACCAGAAACGCCCTGACGTAGCCCATGTCCTCGGCCAGCGTCTTGAGCAGGGCGTTGAGGCTCTCTTCGAGAGGAGCCTCGCTGCCCAGCACATCCTGAATCTGTTTCAGTGTAGTCAGGTACGCCACATCGGGCGCATCCTGATGGTGAATCGCCATGTTGTTCCTCGCTAGGCGCTTTTGGCGGCGCCGAGTTCGAGTGCTTTAAGGTTGACGTCTACAATCTTCGGTTTCATGGACTTGCGGATGGTATCCGCAAGCGCCTCCACGGTGATCGGGGTCTTGCCGGAAGCGGCCATGGCGCCCAGCAGTGCGATGTTGCCTGCCTGTACGGCACCGGCCTCAATGCCCAGCGTCTGGCAGGGCAGGAAGAGGTAGTCCTCGGTGCAGGCTTTCACTGCTTCTTCAATGGTGGAGAGCTCGGGACAGCTTTCGCGGCCGGTGGCCACGGAGAGCGGCAAAAGGTATTCCGAGCTGGAGAAGATGCTGCCGCCGGACTTCAGGTACGGCAGGGCACGCATGGTTTCCGTCGGCTCGAAACCGAGCATCACGTCGGCTTCACCGTGTCCGATCTTGGGGCTCTTGCAGCCGATGAGGACGGTGGACTCAACCACGCCGCCGCGCTGGGCCATTCCATGGATTTCCCCGGAGGTGACGGGCAGTCCGAGGGAGAGCACGGTGTTAGCCAGCAGGGTGGTGGCGGTCAGGGTCCCCTGTCCGCCGACACCGGTCATGAATATGCGGATGGGCTTGATATCGCTCATGTTAGCCCCTCTTCTTCGCTTTG harbors:
- the pyrH gene encoding UMP kinase, translating into MDKVRFSRVLIKLSGEALAGDQQFGIDPEAIDRFSKEIASVVSAGVQVVLVIGGGNIFRGVAGSAKGMDRAQADYMGMLATVMNGLAVQDSLEKNECDTRVMTAFTMKEVAEPYIRRRAVRHLEKGRVVICAAGTGNPYFTTDSAAALRALELKCDAILKATKVDGVYDKDPAKFDDAVKYENVTYLEALEKRLGVMDSTAISMARDNELPIVVFDLFKKGNMKRVAEGENIGTTVQGGD
- the tsf gene encoding translation elongation factor Ts is translated as MSITASMVKDLREKTGAGMMDCKKALVESDGDEEKAIIYLREKGLAKAAKKAGRATSEGRIGSYVSADGKHAVLVELKCETDFVAKNEEFQAFADALAEKVAGLDVTAGNAEDLPEDMVDVADLIAKLGENMQVGRFAKLNADGVIGLYIHSNGKIGTLVSINGSDNAEAAKDVAMQVAAANPVCTTPDQLPQDNIDKEKAIYLKQAMDEGKPEEIAEKIVMGRINKYYKEVCLVEQPFIKEDKKSVKQYLKDAGAGTVGDFVRLELGDDAED
- the rpsB gene encoding 30S ribosomal protein S2; the encoded protein is MSYVTMKQMLETGVHFGHQTRRWNPKMRPYIFGSRNGIHIMDLQQTVKLYRKAHDFISDTVANGGKVLFIGTKRQAQDSIKQEAERAGMFYLTNRWMGGTLTNFQTIKRSIDRLKNLETMFEDGSINKFPKKEIVKMSREVNKLNLSLGGIKDMTEPPAAAFIIDPKREHIAVKECRCLGIPIVAVTDSNCDPDLIDYVIPGNDDAIRAIKLFSTHMAEACIEGAARAKDGGDKEEAVEKVEEKAEA
- a CDS encoding isoaspartyl peptidase/L-asparaginase, encoding MEPRIIVHGGAWDIPDEHVSEHVKGVHHAVETVAPLLRQGMTALEAVERAVNLLEEDPTFDAGRGAFLNAEGNIELDAMIMDGESLDFGCVAAMRNLLHPVSVARKVMDSKDFRFLVGEGAMRFAMNNGFRELPPEELLTERELTFFHSIKNDQSFSQIEAFSGRSDTVGAVALDENGNLACATSTGGTPRKHPGRVGDSPVIGSGGYADNETGAASSTGYGETIMRVVLCKTAFDLIPDRGPAEAANRALEILHRKGKGYGGLICISPEGNYGFAHNTPRMAYALAQGHDVRADISVK
- the rarD gene encoding EamA family transporter RarD — protein: MNKKTASGLLSALAAFTGWGLLPVYWKSVQSVWPVEILCHRIVWSMVFVALVITLQGRWRETLEPFSKPRVFGVCCLTGCLIGCNWLIYIWAVNTDRILETSLGYYMTPLMNVLLGFVFLRERLRPMQILAVTIAAIGVLWSLIGYGELPWIGLTLAISFGFYGLLRKTASVNSIPGLFIETAVLTPLAGGFLLWLGWNGEASFLNSGWRIDLLLIGAGAATSLPLMGFANGARKLNLATLGILQYLAPSLAFVVGAFVYDEPLTTNTIITFLCIWTALAVYTFDSIRRLRRAQRIANGKGVA
- a CDS encoding substrate-binding periplasmic protein, translating into MKRILTVVSIVFILASNAAAKEYVMVFGASYPPFYWMSQTDTTEAKGHGMFIDLLQAFRKEHPEIDLRMVSLPRKRMDAWIDDGRAQAFSLSSPLFFTPRERQNYAFSPTIWTTSDHLVVPRDSKISSTDLEGLRGKTIGFLHGNDYSYLDTAAEEGLFRQYYAIYSHTLLQMMHHGRLDAVVINRHSLPYHLRRAGLGKEDVRVLPDPLYEFDLSILVQKNQQRLLDKLDRFILESRRNGLLKKLEREWDTFGYTITAPKQTANHILEK
- a CDS encoding sigma-54-dependent Fis family transcriptional regulator yields the protein MAIHHQDAPDVAYLTTLKQIQDVLGSEAPLEESLNALLKTLAEDMGYVRAFLVIMDPKSENLKLSLTYSPAMADEVTYAPGKGIVGRVFESGSPEIVPRMSDDPAFLNKAFGRSEEELKKLGFICVPVLNRAMEGDGTEVIGALSVDVPLIPMDDMEGHRQFLEVVAGFIAYHVARLQEEMAMQNHMLAQGVSSSGEPIPPANFVAASKAMRMVLRQGTQVAPSRATVLLRGESGTGKELLAEFIHSASPRGDKPLIKLNCAALPSELIESELFGHQKGAFTGAFQTKRGLFEIADQGTLFLDEIGELSLDAQAKVLRAIQEKEIQRVGSEQTITVDVRLICATHQPLEELLEKGMFREDLYYRINVFPVFIPPLKERREDILPLSEHFLMDFTREYNKQVKRISTPAIELLTMYHWPGNVRELRNCMERAVLLCEEEVIRTYHLPPTLQTAESSATGTNLSFGEAVAKFEQELLVDSLKKTGGNMLQSARDLRVSYRIVNYKVKKYGIDVKRFSGSKSKRKRKGVTQE
- a CDS encoding indolepyruvate oxidoreductase subunit beta, whose amino-acid sequence is MSDIKPIRIFMTGVGGQGTLTATTLLANTVLSLGLPVTSGEIHGMAQRGGVVESTVLIGCKSPKIGHGEADVMLGFEPTETMRALPYLKSGGSIFSSSEYLLPLSVATGRESCPELSTIEEAVKACTEDYLFLPCQTLGIEAGAVQAGNIALLGAMAASGKTPITVEALADTIRKSMKPKIVDVNLKALELGAAKSA